CCGAGTCAAAATTGGTGCAAAGACCTAAATTGTAGGGAGCAAGATCCGACCAGATTTCGTTTGAATCTGCTGAATTTTCTAATGGGATTTTtgaattgaagaagaagaagcaaagggcctcttttattattattattattattgttgttgttgttgttgttgttgttattgttgttgttgttgttgttgctattgttgttgttgttgttgttgcttttACCCGTTGTTACCCTTCATCCACACCATTTGAAATTGATTTTCTCTGGATTTTGATTTTCCAGTTCCGTAAGTGAAATGAGGAATAAAGTCTCGGTGCATAGGAATCTGAATAGTTCTGATGGAGGACTTttatgatactcaggctgcgGATGACGCCTGATATTATATGTGACATGTATTAACTCACAGAAACTGACAATATTCTGCAGCATCCAAAGATAAGATTCATTGAACAATCCAAACCACTGATTCTTGGACTTTTGTGGTGATAAGACCGTTGGATACTTTCATTtttaactatccaataaatgttcaccaatTTGATgataagataatcaaataagtttaATTTTTTGGTTTATTATACATCCAAGCTGGGTCcaataatttggacggttcaatttGACTACTTCCATGTCACATGTGCCGACTTTAAAGTGCCTTTGTATCATCCTTAAcattccgccagagtatcaaaagtttCTCTCACTGATGGACCTATGTCACACGAGTGGGAACTGAGAATTGTGGTTCATACTTCATTGATGTAGACCGGTGCTATTATGGAACTAATAGTCTCTACATCTCATCCCTAAAATCAGATGGTTTGATCAATTGTAACCTTTGATTTGTTGATTGACCTAGCCGAATCAAGTTTCGTGGGCCAACCAAGTTGAGTCCAAGTCCCAAGTTTGCCAACCTTGGTATGATGTACACTAGGCCAGATTTCTTTGTTAGTGTGATTAGCAGGTAGACAGTGAGACATATGTCACTGCTTAAAGGGTAACATCACATCAgcataataataaaattaagggcttgtttgtttcACTAATTATTCAATATAATATCATAAAGGAAATATGTCATTATTATGAGTTTAGCATTttcaattcatataatttaagaaTTGATAGTTAAATGCAGATGTATTTATAGACAAATAAAGGATTTTACAACCATCGCACTTTTTTTGTAGCATTATTGagaaaattttgaattcaaaCAGTCAAATCAGCATGTCTAGATGATGTTTGACATCAaagtaatataaaaatatcatcattaCAAATTTACTAAAGGCCGAAATAGATAGTAATGAGTGAgacaaacaagccctaaaggtAATATCACAAGATACGATGATGCTAGTTTTTCTCTGGAGTTTGATCAAAGGAGACCAACTGCAGGTTATGTTGGTGGGCTAATAGTTTGAAATCTACGTTGCATACTATAATAGCTGCCATAGATAATGCGGTACATGGCTAGTTGGAGTTTTAATACTGATTAATGGGAAGATGCATgcggcatatatatatatatatatatatatatatatatatatatatatatatatatatatatatatatatatatatatatatatatgatgaaaagTCGATTCTTGTAACAAAGTGCAAGCTTTGCTTAgactttaattattatttaaCGAAGTCAGTAATGTGGCAGCCTGAGTGGGGTGTCGAGAACACTAACAATAAAGATCTCAGGTGGGGCTTAAATGGAGATAAATGTTGGAGATTGTTGCATTGCATGCAGGCCTTGGCAGTTCTTTTTTACATGATTCATAGTTATTGGGGCCTGAACTAGGGTTCTCGTGGGGCAGCGGCACTCTCAGCCCATTTTTTCAGGGTTATGCATGCAATATTTtttgtgtgtattgatgtctacATTTTATAGAGTAGAAATTATCAGATATAGCCATTATTTTTTCCGTTGCCATGTCACATGTGCAGATTATCCAAATCattcacaccatgatgatcacttgagacaaaaataatgCTGATCCACTCATCAACGGGGACACAAAATCAAGATCAATGGAAAGAAAATGGTATGACTTAAGTGTATTGGTGGTCCACCCAATTTGTGGCCGGCCTGATTTTCATACCAGGTGATGATCATGGTTTTTCCCACGTTTTTCCTGGATTAGATATTCTACACTTTGCATGTCAGTGCAAAAATGACTGTATCATAACTTATGATACAACCAGTGTAGCTTATCATTTTTGGATATGAGAAAGAAAAGCCATGCTAACTCCAATCGTGTGTTGCTCTAACAACTTTAAAAGTTTCTACTATATACCAGTTGCACATATAGATGCACATATGTCCAACTCAACTCATGCCATTCTTACATTTGAGAGGGTAAACATCAGTAGATCTTAAAACCTCTTTGATTTCTATGATAGAGAATTactatttagattttcctttCATGTATATAGATAGTACTTTAGTTCCTTTCTATGTGTGTAGAAGTAATTTCCTCCTATGCATAATGTGTTCATTTCCATTTATAAGATATATATCTTTATAAAAATCCCATTAGAATTAAATCACAAGAAATTTCTCCAAAAATCATCTTGTTATCATGTTATTGATGCCATTCATTGGGGTCATTGATCTTTTCTTCCCAAAGACACCAGTGAATGCTAGCAATGGCTGTTGTTTGGTTCACCTTTTGGAGTATTTTTGGTAGTACGGATTGCGCCTCATGGCTCATTGAAGCATGCACAATggttcatgcatgccatgattgtGCTTGTCGATTTCATCAGCCAATGAATGTTATTGGTAAAAACTATTCATCTACAATTTCTTGATGAGGGTCCTGCTAGACTTGTTAGGTAACCTAGACTTATGATGTCTATGTTCCAGCCATTTCTATTCAAGCCATTGGTGTAGTTGGTTTTAGAATCCACTAGGTTAGTGACTCGTCATTTTGGACTGTCACGGTGTATGTGTTATGCAAATACGGATGCAACACAAGCAATGGATACACTTTGAGAACGTTTTACAGGCATATTCATTCTGTAGCAATTTCTCTTCGTCCATAACTGttgtttttgtgtgtgttttgTCTCCATGAGTTTAGAGATCTACGGTGAAGTAGTTTGTAAAAAAGGGCATGTTGATCGAGTGCCTTTAATCTAGTGCAGTGCAGTTGAGTCGACGAAAGCATGCTGTGTTGTTCCCAATCAACTGAGGTTTGTTTTGGTTGATCGATAGAATTTATTGATATCTTGATTGACCGAAGGTGCAACCGACAGAATGCATAAATTTTTTTTAGTAAGTGTAGGTTTTGTTTCTAATCTTATATGGGGGTATATAAGTACGTCTCTAAGCTCGATTAGGATAAAATAAGGAGAGCCTACATGATTTATAGGGTTTTGCAAAGGGAAAAACTAGGGTTTTCTATTCTGTAAGTTGTTCTATTTCTTTTAATTCTTCTGATAGAGTAGATTGATCGTcattttgtgccatgattttttcctgcaagggttttccacataaaaatctctgtATTCTCCGTGGttgtttgaatttttctttctcCATTGCATTATTTGATTCTGTCTTAGGTTGCTTCTACGCCCATTAAGGAGTTTTGGCGCCCAACAAGTGGTAACAGAGTCGTGTGTTGGGTTATCAGATTGAATTTGAAAACATGGCATCAAAGGGATTGAATGTGAAGTTCGAGACAGAGAAATTCATTaagtaaaaataactttgaaataCGGATGTTAAAAATGAAAGCCTTTCTAGTTCAGCAAGGGTTGTAGCATGCACTTCTTGGAAAAGCGAGACGTCTGGAATCTATGAAGAAAGAGGATTACGATGAACTTGATCAGAGGGCAACTAAAATTAATTCAATTGTGCTTGACCGATGAAGTCTTGTATAATGTCATTGATGAGACGACTACTAGAGGATTATAGGCGAAGTTGGAGAGTATTTATATGGCGAAATCGCTCTCTAATCATCTCTATTTGAAGAGACAATTCTATACTTTGAGAATGATGAAAGGGTCGGATCTCTTTGAGCACATTAACGTCATCAACAAACTAGTTTGCAAACTGATAAGTGTAGAGGTGAAGATCGATGAAGAAGACAAATCATTAATTTTGTTGACATCTCTTCCGGAGTCCTATGAGTATATGGTGGATACTCTACGCTATGGTAGAGATACCCTGTATGTCGATACCGTCATCTCAAAACTTTAATTGAAGCAGTTGAGAAGGAAGAGTGGAGGCGAAGGTATTTCTATGGATGCGTTGAGAGAAGGGGAAGTCGCGATCGGGATCCAAGTCGAAGAGCAAAGGCAAGTTGAAGTGTTAGAATTATAGAATGATGGGACGTGAAAATGGATTGTCAAAATGAAAAAATTCAGAATGAAGAAAAATTAGATGATTTGCCGAAGGAAGACAATTCGATAACATTTAGTGAAGGAATGAGTTACTGTAACGTGTTGTCAGTCTCCAAGGTCGGTCACTTATACAATGAGTGGATTTTGAATACGGGTGCATCGTACCAAATGTGTCCTCATTGAAGTTGGTTTACCACATATAGCAAGTTTGACAGTGACTTAGTTATGATGAGCAATGATCATGCCTGCAAGATGATTGGAATTGGTTCGGTTCGCATTAGAATATttaatggggtggagcgtactaTGATCGATGTGAGACACGTTCTGgatttgaagaagaatttgaTATATTTGGGAGCTCTTGATGCACTTGGGTGCAAGTTCGCCAGTTATAAAGATATCCTAAAAGTTTTTATTAAAGGGGTACTCATAGTTATGAAGCATATTAAAGCAAAAATCTTTATAGCTTGATTGAGAATACTATATCAGGTGGAGCTATAACGACTGTAGTGGAGTCCACGTCGACACGGCatgcctaggccacatgagtgagtatggtatgaaggtacttcttgATTATTAGTTaattcctctttttaaaaattttgatttaaatatatgtgaccattgcatatatggGAAACAATCAAAGTTATTGAGAAGCATGTTAGTGAATATTGACTTAACTATGTGCATTTAGATGTGTAGGGGTCATTGCCCGTTGTTTTTGGAGGAGagtcattattttttttacatttattaATGACTTTTCTAGAAAGGTTTTGAGTTTATTGTTTGAAACATAAATCCAATGTGTTTGCTACTTTCAAGACTTGGAAGGCAATGACTAAAAAACAGATAGGTTGGAAAGTGAAAGTTCTGAGGACAGATAACGACAGTTAATTTACTTATAGGGAATTTAATTAATATTGTAGGGGGATAGTGAAGCATAACACAGTGAGGCATGCACTAGAGCATAATGACATGGCTGAACGAATGAACCAGACCCTTTTGGAAAGGGTTCTGAGTATGTTGAGTAATTTTAGTTTGGGCAAGGAATTATGGGATGAAGCCATCTCTATAGCTTGCTATTTAGTGAATAGATCACCATTTATAcccattgattgtaaaattctagAAGAAATATGGAATGGTCAAGTAGTTGATTACTTGGAGTTACGCATATTTAATTATGATGCTTACTCTTATGTACCGTCAGTTAAAAGAGATAAGTTGGACCAAAGGATGAATAAGTGTACTTTTTTTTACTATGGTGATGAGTGAAAAGATACAGATTGTATGACTGGGTTTCACGGAAAATCATATTTAGCCAGGACATCAAGTTTGATGAAGGTTTATTGTTTCGGAAGGATGGACACAAGGGAATGGAAAAATCAGCGATTGATGTTGAAACAGACAAATGTAAAACACTTGAAGAAGCTAAGTCACAGATAGAGGTACAGGAAGAGGTGGTTACACCACCTGTCAGGAGAAATCCACCAGGGATCGCAGGGTATCGTTGAGATACATGGATGACTAATATGTTGTATTTactctcattacagatgaggaggATCCGTCTACTTTTCAAGAAGCTTTATAAAACAAAGATGTTGAGAAATAAATAGCAGCGATACATGATGAGATTgactctttgtacaagaatgaAATGTGGGAGCTAGTGAAGTTTCTCGTTAGGAGGAAAGCAATCGGGTATAAGTGAATTTTCTGAAAGAAACTAGATAGGTGTATATCAATGGTTATGAAGTGTCATGCTAGATCGGGTTATATTGAAACTGGATAGGTGTATATCAATGGTTATATTGGTTATGAAGTGTCATGATCAAAAGGAAGGTGTCGACTTTGGTTAGATATCCGCGCCTATGGTCAAGTAAatatctatcatatttgtattggCGTTAGTTGTCCAATACAATTTGGAATTGGAACAgctggatgtgaagactgccctTCTATATGAGGAACTAAAAaagatttacatgaagtaacTTAAAGGGTTCGAGGTgtagggaaatgagaatatgaTTTGTAGGTTAAAGAAGTTGTTGTACGGCCTAAAACAGTCATTTAAGTAGTGGTACAAGAAATAAGCGAATTCGATCATTGTGTATATTTTAGATCActaagtgatgaaaaattcattagtcaagtgttatatgttgatgatatacttaTCGCCAGccataacatgtctgaaatcaacatattaaAGGCTCAGTTATCCAGGAAATTTCATataaaagatctgggggctgcaaaaagGATTCTCGACATTGATATATACAAAGAAAGGGAAatgagcaggctatggttgttTCAGGAGTATCTTGAGAAGGTCTTGGTAAAGTTTAGATTAAATAAGTCTAAACCGGTTAGAACACCTCATGCTGCTCACTTTCGACTTTCTTCGAAGAAATGTCTTACGTCAGATGAAGAAAAGTTGTATATGTTTCGGATATCCTACTCGAGCGCCGTTGACAATCTTACATATATTATGGTCTGTACGAtactagatatttcacatgcaatgggtgttgtgagcagatgcATGTCAAACTCGATAAGCAACGctaggaagcagtgaaatggttacttccgTACATACGAGGTACGACGGACTTCGCCTTGACATTTAGAAATTCTGAGGAGAAACTTGTAGCCTATGTGGATACGGATTACCCAGGGAATGTTGATAATAGAAGGTTAACTTTTGGTTATTTTTTTGTATTAGTAGATAGAACtatcagttggatgttgaagctttagTCTATGGTTACACTTTCTACAACGAAAGCTAAATACATGGCAGTAACAAAAGTATTCAAGGAAGTTGTTTCGTTAAAATGGACgatgaatgagttggggcttcaATAGGAAGCTATGCTTGTGCTTTGTGACAACGAGAGCGCGATTAATTTGGTGAAGAACTTGGTGTATCATTTTTACactaaacatattgatatatgtcatcattttatccggcAGATTCGAGAGGAAGACgatgttactcttgagaagattcacactagtaaAAATCTGGAGGACATGCTTACGAAGGTTGTTCTTGTAGAGAAGTTCAATTTTTGCttgacttctctaggcttggcaaagAAGAAATAAAGATGGAATGTGCACGAGGAGCGATGATAGTGTTATGATGAAGATGATTAAAGATGGTAATAACAACTTAGAGCAGTGAAGCAGGAAGATTAAAGCCACGATGGATATTGTTGATTGAGTGCCTTTAATCTGGTGCGGTGTAGTTAGGTCGACCGAAGACCATTGTGTTGTTCCTAGTCACCTTTGATTTGTTTTGGTTAATTGACACTTTGTTGATATCTCGGTTGACCAAAGGTGTGACCAACGGAATGCATAAGGTTTTTAGAAAGTGTAGATTTTGTTTATAATCTTGTATGTAGGTATATACAATTAGGTTAGAACAATGAGAGCCTATACAATTTATAACATTAGGGTAGAACAATGAGAGCCTAAACAATTTTTAAGATTTTGCAAAGGAAAAAGTTAAAGTTCGCTATTTTTTAAGTTGTTTCATCTCTTGTTATTCTTATGATATAATGGATTGATTGTCCTTTATGCCATAGTTTTTTCCCGCAcagatttttcatgtaaaaatctctaTGTTATCcatggttgcttgaatttttCATTCTCTATTATGTTGTTTGATTTTGGATGAGGTTGCTTATGCACCCGTTAAGGAGTTTCAGCACCCAACAGAGCCATCAGGTCCAATGTGTTCTTTGTTTGCAAGGTGATTTCTATAAATTTTACAAACGTCCATCATAGGCTATGCAAGAAACTTTAACAGGAATCGGCAGAAGCTGATTTTATTACTGTTACTTGATTTAACGAGGAATGCTAGCATGCAGTGTGCGATGTTAAAAGTTCAATGCAGCACCCTCGTGGCGCACGGAACAAAATGTGTGGTGATCGGAGCTGCTGTTTTGGTGGGCCTTTAtgcggatataacacatcctGAAAATCGAGGGGAGTAAACTATTATAGCCATCTGATGAGTGACCTACAAAAGGAACAGTTAAGAGTAGTTGTTCCATATCGAGCTAATAAAACTCGCAAGAAGATAAcacagcagagagagagagagagagagagagagagagagagagagagagagagtattctcTTTAAACTGCAGATTAATTCATGTATTCTTAATAAATAAGTTGCAATTCCAACTCATGAATAATTAATTattttacttaaaaaaaaaacattttctatTCTCTTTAAACTGCAGATTAATTCATGTATTCTTAATAAATAAGTTGCAATTCCAACTCATGAATAATTAATTattttacttaaaaaaaaaacattttctaaaaaaatatgGGTACCATTAATAGTAAAATCAGAATGTAGCATGGGCCTTCAATCAAAAGCCCACGAAGAGCTCTATACAGATTAACGCAGAAAATTCCATCGCTCTCATGGGAATTGGCTCTCTAACTTATTTTAATGCATGTAAACCTGAATATGCAAATGCATACATGGGTGCACACAGGCATATAACCAGATGAAAACAAGTGTAAAAAGAACACGAAAGGATTAACAAACACCCAAAAATCTTGCATATGACAAGCACTCGATTTCTGTAGTTGTGATACACGTGTGCGATACACCCCATTTCTCTCAAGCCCTATTGCAAGACTTTTACATCTGTTTGGTGTGAGTTTGGAGGTGCACCTCATCAAAGATGGGACTcaatagatgaatggtctagatctcaTACATGTTTGCCATGAACAAGGAGATGGGGCTCTTGATAACTGACCTAGTTAGTGATAAGACCCAATCCTTTCTCCCATTGATATCAGAACATCCATGAAGCTTATGAAACATACTAGCAGATCTACAATAGAACATCCCTTCTTACAAACCATTCAAGCCTATAAATTAAAAAGTTTCCCCTAGTGTTCCGAAATGCTCCAAGGCGTTAGCTCTTGGAGATGCCTCCAATCAAAACAAATGATGCCGAATGGTCAAGGTAGCACTCTTCATTCACAAGACTCTTTTAGGAGTCTTTGTCCTCATATTGCTTGCAGTGATTAGTTGATAGTTGGAGTGATGCATTTCGCTCATCTTCCCAAACCTTTTCTCATAAAAGTCCCACAACTCTAACCTGATATCAAGAGACGATGGAGCAAATAAGGAAAATCTAATTTAATTTGGAAAATGCATCAAACTTCATCGATAATCATAAAACTGGGGAGAGGGGGCTGCCTATTGCGTACCAATATGCCAAGAACTGAAACGGTGCATACTTCCCATAGATCTCTTCAACGTATCGGTGAACATTTTGGATGGTGCATTCACTTCTTGCATGAAActgcaaaaagaaaattacaaaaccATCAACACATCAAAAATGGGAAACCTCATGTGAGAAAGGAAACTGATATTGAACTTGTTTTAAATGCCGAATGGTTTCAGCATCGGCCGGAATACTCTGGTAAAATCCCATGCACATCAGCACATTCGCACATGTAAAACGACCAAAGCCCTGTATACCCAGCAATTGCTGGGCCAATTCATCATAGTCAGAGATTTTTGCCCTATCTTCAAGTTGTGGTATCTGAAGCCTATGTTCAACAATACTTCTGGCGAGTTCCAGTATTCGTTTTGCTCTGTATCCAAGTTTGCAACGCTTTGCCAAATAATTTTCATCGATGTTTGCTAGTTCTTCGGGGCTAGGAAAATCTCCAATTCTATAGGTGAAGCTTGATGTCCTCCCTCCTTGAGACTGAGGATCCAAGATTGAACAATCATGTGTAGCACTATCAATTGAGAGCTGCGAAGAATTGCACATGTTATATGAATCTTCTTCTACAGAGGTGTGAATGCTTGGGCTTGCTTTATTCGTTGATGTGGACGAGTGGGAGCAGTTGATACTGGAGTTCATTTCTATCTCAAAATTACCGTCATTCTTCACAAACTTTTTTATTAAACTAGTGACAGTCTTGCTCCGCTTTCCACGCTTTCTCTTAGACTCTCTTGGCGCAGGAGTCTTTGGGGAGAGAGCATCTGCTTTCAAAAATGTTTCGTTTAGATAGGCAGCTTCAGCAGTTGACCATCCGAGAGGGGCACCCTTCAGTTCGAATTGTAGTTCACACAATGCTCTGGCCATTGACAAAGTCCTTGACCACCTAAACAAATGGAGTTAATTGTTGATTTATGGCATGAAATTCTATATCCATAAGAAGAATAACGAAAGGAAATGGCATGATGAAAACTCCTTAATGCTTTAATCGCTAGAATATAAGGATGATTGCCAGCTTATCTACTTCATTATAGAAACCAAAACCGTTAACGACGGTTTAT
This DNA window, taken from Magnolia sinica isolate HGM2019 chromosome 14, MsV1, whole genome shotgun sequence, encodes the following:
- the LOC131225773 gene encoding uncharacterized protein LOC131225773; the encoded protein is METAPESVKVSEVEENRCMITLPIGYSTPIFELEKTVCSHGLFMMAPNLWVSSSKTLQRPLRLADATTTVTVRISQHAPSSSLHIWVLGLRSLSLEDQDTIKAQVARMLRISKEEDRKITEFHKIHDVAKERGFGRVFRSLTLFEDMAKCILLCNCQWSRTLSMARALCELQFELKGAPLGWSTAEAAYLNETFLKADALSPKTPAPRESKRKRGKRSKTVTSLIKKFVKNDGNFEIEMNSSINCSHSSTSTNKASPSIHTSVEEDSYNMCNSSQLSIDSATHDCSILDPQSQGGRTSSFTYRIGDFPSPEELANIDENYLAKRCKLGYRAKRILELARSIVEHRLQIPQLEDRAKISDYDELAQQLLGIQGFGRFTCANVLMCMGFYQSIPADAETIRHLKQFHARSECTIQNVHRYVEEIYGKYAPFQFLAYWLELWDFYEKRFGKMSEMHHSNYQLITASNMRTKTPKRVL